One stretch of Brevibacillus laterosporus DNA includes these proteins:
- a CDS encoding ABC transporter ATP-binding protein, with product MKNVLEVNNLYKELGNFSLDNINFSLKEDCITGFIGINGSGKTSTIKTILGLYRKDSGNIRFKGKELEKHEQEIKNQIGVVLDEGYFYEEMTLLEMKSIIAPAYSNWDESVFSKNINRFDLRLDQKISHLSKGMRMKFAITLALSHHADLLIMDEPTSGLDPLVRSELMEILSEFMNEEGKSVFFSTHITSDLDKIADVLILIDNGRIILNESKDELLDRHALIKGDNQFINQHTEKLFLRLHQTAYGFEGITDKQEVILEQMNDVIIERPSIENIMLAYIGGNGNGY from the coding sequence ATGAAGAATGTTTTAGAAGTGAATAATTTATATAAAGAATTAGGTAACTTCAGTTTAGATAATATCAATTTTTCTTTAAAGGAAGATTGTATTACTGGTTTTATTGGTATTAACGGGTCAGGGAAAACGAGTACTATAAAAACGATACTCGGGCTCTATAGAAAGGATTCTGGAAATATACGTTTCAAGGGAAAAGAGTTAGAAAAACATGAACAAGAAATAAAAAATCAGATAGGTGTCGTATTGGATGAAGGATATTTCTATGAAGAAATGACATTACTGGAGATGAAAAGTATAATCGCCCCTGCTTATAGTAACTGGGATGAATCCGTATTTTCAAAGAATATCAATCGATTTGATTTAAGATTGGATCAAAAAATTTCCCATTTATCAAAAGGTATGCGCATGAAGTTTGCCATTACGTTAGCTCTTTCTCATCATGCTGATTTATTAATAATGGACGAACCAACAAGTGGTCTAGATCCACTTGTTCGAAGTGAGTTAATGGAGATACTGTCAGAATTTATGAATGAGGAAGGAAAAAGTGTATTTTTTTCAACTCATATAACTTCTGATTTAGATAAAATTGCAGATGTACTTATCCTCATTGATAATGGTCGAATTATATTAAATGAAAGTAAAGATGAATTATTAGACCGTCATGCTTTAATAAAAGGCGACAATCAATTCATTAATCAACATACTGAAAAATTATTCTTAAGGTTGCATCAAACAGCATATGGGTTTGAGGGTATTACAGATAAACAGGAAGTGATCCTAGAACAAATGAATGATGTCATTATAGAGAGACCATCGATTGAAAATATAATGTTAGCCTATATAGGAGGGAATGGAAATGGTTATTAA
- a CDS encoding DUF1801 domain-containing protein, which translates to MAVPPNRTKEGCYHRLEKELSIKRRTYLFNAFFTLRWLTNGVDYKVSQNIETVDAYIANAPKDRRDDLNKLRTLLVQEAPNAKELVKYKMPYYELNGQLFAFASQKQYISLYILNTPVLQRNIKLLHSLKVGKGCIRFNSFDQLPITAIKKILSESVQANLEQYNDHC; encoded by the coding sequence ATAGCGGTACCCCCTAATAGGACAAAAGAAGGTTGCTACCATAGATTAGAAAAGGAGTTGTCTATAAAAAGACGAACATATCTCTTTAATGCTTTCTTCACACTAAGATGGCTCACGAATGGAGTTGATTATAAAGTGTCCCAGAATATTGAAACAGTAGATGCATACATTGCAAATGCTCCCAAAGACCGACGAGATGATTTAAACAAACTTCGTACTCTGTTAGTTCAGGAAGCGCCTAATGCAAAAGAACTGGTAAAATACAAGATGCCCTATTATGAACTAAATGGGCAACTTTTTGCATTCGCATCACAAAAACAGTATATTAGCCTGTATATCTTAAACACACCTGTATTGCAAAGAAACATAAAACTGTTACATTCTCTCAAAGTAGGTAAGGGGTGTATTCGTTTTAATTCATTTGATCAACTCCCTATTACAGCGATCAAAAAGATTCTGAGCGAATCTGTACAAGCTAATTTAGAACAATATAATGATCACTGTTAA
- a CDS encoding ABC-2 transporter permease, whose protein sequence is MVINLVKKDLILAKKYIIPMLLFAVIGPIYLYSKLEFSGGSFVSFLITVLFAEFILFNMVSMSEEKYKGAALLCTTPYTRNGIIKGKYLFVLLIFMGCFLLYNLATVIGSSVGLERLTPLNIGIALLVVSIFFGILIPIQIHLGYEKTRYISFFTIFLTPFVLPTVLKWMQSSNLSLDFSFIELIPGIIIDWLPLGIALLIGLLSMYISLHIYSKKNL, encoded by the coding sequence ATGGTTATTAATCTTGTAAAAAAGGATTTAATTCTTGCCAAAAAATATATTATACCCATGCTACTTTTTGCAGTTATAGGACCAATCTATCTCTATTCAAAGTTAGAATTTAGTGGCGGTAGTTTTGTAAGCTTTCTTATTACTGTGCTATTCGCAGAATTTATTTTATTTAATATGGTTTCAATGTCAGAAGAGAAATATAAAGGTGCTGCACTACTATGTACAACCCCTTATACAAGAAATGGTATCATTAAAGGAAAATACCTATTTGTTCTTTTGATCTTTATGGGCTGTTTTTTGTTATATAACCTAGCAACTGTAATTGGATCATCCGTTGGCTTAGAACGGTTAACTCCTTTGAATATCGGCATAGCATTATTGGTCGTTTCTATTTTCTTTGGAATATTAATACCTATTCAAATTCATCTAGGTTATGAGAAAACAAGATATATTTCATTCTTCACAATTTTTTTAACGCCTTTTGTACTTCCTACTGTTTTAAAATGGATGCAATCGTCAAACCTATCCTTGGATTTTTCTTTTATTGAATTAATTCCTGGAATAATTATAGATTGGCTTCCTTTAGGTATTGCGTTATTAATTGGATTACTATCAATGTACATTTCTTTACATATTTATTCGAAAAAAAATCTATAA
- a CDS encoding GntR family transcriptional regulator, translated as MKIIIKNNSGQPLYQQIKDQIKSAIFREELKEGEQLPSIRSLANDLKVSVLTTKRVYEELEKEGFIVTKAGRGSFVASENVDILMEAKKHLVEKNLSEVWHMAKNLGIQKEELYLMMDILFEEDDEQ; from the coding sequence ATGAAAATTATTATTAAAAATAATTCTGGCCAACCATTATATCAGCAAATAAAGGACCAAATTAAATCAGCAATTTTTCGTGAAGAATTAAAGGAAGGAGAACAGCTACCTTCTATTCGTTCATTAGCAAATGATCTTAAGGTTAGCGTACTTACAACAAAAAGGGTGTATGAGGAGTTAGAAAAAGAGGGTTTTATTGTAACAAAAGCAGGTAGAGGATCCTTCGTAGCATCAGAAAATGTAGATATATTAATGGAGGCTAAAAAGCACTTAGTAGAAAAAAACTTATCAGAAGTATGGCATATGGCTAAAAACCTAGGTATTCAGAAAGAAGAACTATATTTAATGATGGATATACTGTTTGAAGAGGATGATGAACAATGA